One segment of Danio aesculapii chromosome 3, fDanAes4.1, whole genome shotgun sequence DNA contains the following:
- the LOC130220767 gene encoding GTPase IMAP family member 8-like translates to MATAPETPPDITARPGDPVMRILLVGRKGSGKSSSGNTILGEKKFKVYKQNKKHESEIGEGQTQIGETHVHLLDCPDMLDPDVDEEKLQKLEEQLLSACSAGLSSVLLTVPLEEPLQNEEEMLEYMKHLFGPEVQKYIMILFTHEDELEDLNEPMSIEQYLQNHADLQRLVTECGGRFHSFDNKSKSGDQVKDLLQKIEGTVEVNGGKFMMEHMRRTDSKDTIANFSGTSSAGEESYEQQVPEDQIRLVLLGKTGVGKSATANTIIGRNQFDSSTSSSSLTKLCQSETTVRNGKQISVIDTPGLYDTELSEKEIITEIAKCITYASPGPHAFIIVIKVGRFTEEEKNTIQQLKEVFGEQMEKYSMIIFTHKDQLEKEKKTIEQFLEKGDPDLKGLVESCGRRFLCLDNKSASFPQFKDLIGKVEEMVEENGGAHFSSDMFNETEKHIQEIQKQKLEEKVKQFKQEHTEVTQTEWQKIYWRLVEESQQEAKESFIEKLCEMYITIPFLYALQSEEEISAIAEAESKGISRMKAARLAFRATQKLSKQKMCLIQ, encoded by the exons ATGGCGACGGCGCCTGAAACACCGCCTG ATATTACTGCTCGTCCAGGTGATCCAGTGATGCGGATTCTCCTGGTGGGCAGGAAGGGTTCTGGGAAAAGCTCATCCGGAAACACCATACTGGGAGAAAAGAAGTTTAAAGTctacaaacaaaacaagaaacatgAGTCTGAAATTGGTGAGGGTCAAACACAGATCGGAGAGACACATGTTCATCTGCTGGACTGTCCAGATATGCTGGATCCAGATGTGGATGAAGAGAAACTGCAGAAACTGGAGGAGCAGCTGCTGTCTGCATGTTCAGCAGGTCTCAGTTCAGTTCTGCTCACCGTTCCTCTGGAGGAACCACTGCAAAATGAAGAGGAGATGCTGGAGTATATGAAACATCTGTTTGGTCCTGAAGTGCAGAAGTACATCATGATCCTGTTCACACATGAAGATGAGCTGGAGGATCTGAATGAACCAATGAGCATTGAGCAATATCTCCAAAATCACGCAGATCTCCAGAGACTGGTGACTGAATGTGGAGGAAGATTTCACAGTTTTGATAACAAGAGTAAATCAGGAGATCAGGTGAAAGATCTGCTGCAGAAGATTGAGGGAACGGTGGAGGTGAACGGAGGGAAGTTTATGATGGAGCACATGAGGAGGACCGACAGCAAGGACACGATTGCTAATT TTTCAGGAACAAGTTCAGCTGGAGAGGAGTCATATGAGCAGCAGGTTCCTGAGGATCAGATCAGGCTGGTTCTACTGGGAAAAACTGGAGTGGGGAAAAGTGCCACAGCAAACACCATCATCGGCCGAAACCAGTTTGACTCTTCCACCAGTTCAAGCTCTCTGACCAAACTGTGCCAGTCAGAAACTACAGTGAGGAATGGAAAACAGATCTCCGTCATTGACACTCCTGGACTCTATGACACTGAACTGAGTGAAAAGGAGATCATTACAGAAATAGCCAAATGCATAACTTACGCTTCTCCTGGTCCACACGCTTTCATTATTGTGATTAAAGTGGGCAGATTCACTGaagaagagaaaaacacaatACAGCAGCTGAAAGAGGTGTTTGGAGAACAGATGGAGAAATACTCCATGATCATCTTCACTCATAAAGATCAGCTAGAGAAGGAGAAGAAAACCATTGagcagttcctagagaaaggTGATCCTGATCTTAAAGGACTTGTGGAGAGTTGTGGAAGACGGTTTCTCTGTTTGGACAATAAATCTGCCAGTTTCCCCCAGTTTAAAGATCTGATTGGTAAAGTAGAGGAGATGGTGGAGGAAAATGGAGGAGCACACTTCTCCAGTGACATGTTTAACGAAACCGAGAAACACATTCAGGAGATTCAGAAGCAGAAACTGGAGGAGAAAGTCAAGCAGTTCAAGCAGGAGCACACAGAGGTCACTCAGACAGAATGGCAGAAAATCTACTGGCGTTTAGTGGAGGAGTCTCAACAAGAGGCTAAGGAGTCTTTTATTGAAAAACTGTGTGAGATGTACATAACAATACCATTTTTATATGCACTACAGTCTGAGGAGGAGATAAGTGCCATTGCGGAGGCTGAGAGCAAAGGAATCAGTCGTATGAAGGCTGCTAGACTCGCATTTAGAGCTACACAAAAACTATCAAAACAGAAGATGTGCCTAATTCAGTAA